The nucleotide window tGGTTTCTAAAAAGCAATTATTTTAAGCTGTTGACTGTTTCAAGTGCTTCTGATGCCAGGGAAGATTGTGTTGCACAAGTGACCAGCCGTAAGAAGGCTACTACCCTTGTCTCAGGTCGTTAAAACCTttgcattgtattttttatttttttttttaaaggaaattttttttttgatgtctCTTCCAGATAAGTTCTAAGAACAACGTGGTTTTCCTCATAACCAAATATGGCTACATCCACCTGTACGACCTGGAGACGGGAACCTGCATCTACATGAACCGCATCAGTGGAGAGACCATCTTTGTCACCGCTCCACATGAGGCTACTTCGGGCATCATTGGGGTCAACAGAAAGGGACAGGTAAGGTGACCCGCAGGCGTACGTCCAGACCGCGTGTCCTAATGTTGGTCCTGAACATGGAAATGATGTGACCGTAGAATTTTGCTGATGACTCCCGCTCTTCTTAATAGTCATCTGTCTAACGTTGTGTACCGCTCATTAGTGCCGACGAATGTTAGAAACCACGACATCAAACATGATGTTGCGGCATGGGCTGCTGAAAGAAGCATTTGGCTTGGTGTCATCAGGCAGAGCTCACTCTGCCAGGAGGCATTGTAAATAATCCATGGTGTGGTGTTTCACACGGGGAGCGCACAGGGTTGCATGTTACCGCGTGTGTAAAGCTGAACCAGAGAGGAGAACTGGATACAGCCAGCTGATTAATAATGTTCCATTCAGGCCACTCGCCGCATGAATAATTGAGTGGAGGGAGAAAAGTTGATCCGAGCCGAGACAGACGTGCCTGTATGCGGTGGCGGgcaagtatgtgtgtgtgcgtacaACACACGGACGCAGACGTGCACAGTGGCTGTGATCTGAGAAGAACTAGGCCACTGGCTTGGCCTCTAGTGATAACAGAGACATTGGTTAGTTTAGCAACAAAATTTGGTAAGTTGATATGGTTAATGTACTACAGCGCTTCATACGATTTATTAAGACTCAGATGAGTTcatatttaagtattttactCATGCTGTCTTATTAGAAGATGtaaaggtaaaatgtttgtaCTGCTAGAAAAAGTACAGTCGTAGGTGGGGTGGGATTACATTGCTTTGCAGGTTAGAGTTAGAAATATTCATCAGGATTGTCCATATACtaaaattttaaacagataCTAAGAAAATACTCGATACCACGTTTTGTACTGCGgcaaatttgttttaaaggtaCAGGGTTATTTTTGGTTAAGGTGAAAAATGTGATTAGAATATGACGAACAATAACttaattattttacttaataGGGGACAATTCAGCCTCATTTagtgaagtttatttaatttgggTTTCACTTCCTTGTTTGGGGAAAatggacaaaataaaatcctttatGGAAGTAGTCAGATTCAGtgaattagaatatgcatttccgCTTTAAAAGATCACCGTTACTTTATTTCAGTAAGTTATatacattaactttttttaatgtactaATTCCTTGAATGTGACTATGTACCTTTGATTCAGTCGTGCcgttattttaatatataataatCGCAGATCTGACAACACTGTGTAGTGCTGTGTCCAATCAATTAACTCAAAAGTCAAGAATAAATGTAAACAGATGCTTTGATTAACATAAGCGCTGATGTCAGGCTAAACACTGACTGAAGAGGTAAACAGCAGCTCAGgagaacaaggatcagaacaaagcaaggGTTTCTTCTGCCTTCAATCAACCCAACTTTCTTTGATTTAGCTGTTTTGGTTCTGTTGCTCGTGCCCCTGGCTGCCGTAGCTAACCCTCCCAGCATGagtgtttactccagtgttgatgTTTTCAACAGAAATTAAAGCCGTTGCTTCCTGCTCACTCTCGTTTGCTcagttgtcacttcttgtactTGTAACTACTAAACCTCTTAGTAGTTAGCTAGCATGTTGCTTTACGTGCtgttttgattggttgaattgatTGACAAACCGAGAGaggaataacagaaaaaaaaatgacggcTTCCAAACCATGGTGGGGTAAAATTCAGATTACACAGTATTCAGTGTAAATAAGTATCCCCTGATATGTGAGATTTCCAGTATGaggaatgtctgattttgagACTGGCAGCATGCTGCTCTGCACAGCCCACCACCACAGGTAAATTATCTACCTCTGGGAAACGCTATTAATCCATGTTCTTCAGTGCCCTCAGTTTTCTTGCTGCACGTCTCATTTCCTCCTGCTACTGTCTATATCACAACCGctgctgttctgttttattcccCCTTGTTACATTTGTGCGTTACTGTCTGGGTCAGGACATTTAATGTCTGCTGCTTGGTTATAAACGATCCTGCTAGTATTTATGTGCTCTAAACATTTGACCAGTAAAATACTTCATAAACAGTAAGGTCCGCCCCCGTCCTGCTCCTTTTTTAGGTggactttttctttcatttacctgACCACTCCCAGACACCCTGCTTTAAGAGGACCCAGTAGGGCAAACATTTCCCTTCAGCATCCAAATCCCCGAGGCCCGACGGTATTTAGTCAAGAACAATGCCCCAGCTCAGATTATGGTGCTAAATTAAGACTGTTTGTGAAAGCAAGAAAAAGGGtcgtgtgttttttctttttagataagTGTACATCTAAAGGTGAAGTCAGTTAATTCTTAGGGTtgatttgtctttttctttccttctggcattttttttttttttacaatagaGGTACATGAAAAAGGGCAGGAAATGCTAATCCGTCCTGAATATTGAGCCGGTGTGTCGTACAGTGCACTGAAAACCTTCTGCTTTGACTCAGGTGCTGTCTGTTTGCGTGGAAGAAGAAAATATCATTCCATACATCACCAATGTGCTGCAGAATCCAGACCTTGCTCTCCGCTTAGCTGTCCGCAACAACCTGGCAGGAGGGGAAGAGCTCTTTGCACGCAAGTTCAACAACCTCTTTGCTGCTGGCAACTACTCTGAGGCTGCCAAAGTTGCTGCTAATGCACCAAAGGTACCTATTGTTCCCAGATGAGCTTTTTAAACACCCCTCTGACCActgagagggtttttttttttttttttttttttttttttttttttttttggttgcttttATTCCAGGTTTAATGTCTTGCTTTCATTTCTTGTGCTATACTATATGttctatcctttttttttatttaattttttatttattttttttcctttcagggAATCCTGCGCACTCCCGACACCATTCGTCGCTTCCAGGGCGTTCCAACTCAGCCGGGCCAGACCTCTCCCTTGCTGCAGTACTTTGGTATCCTGTTGGACCAGGGCCAGCTCAACAAGTTTGAGTCCCTGGAGCTTTGCAGACCCGTCCTCCAGCAGGGGCGAAAGCAGCTTCTGGAGAAGTGGCTGAAGGAAGACAAGGTACTTTGAGCTAGCTCGGCCTCCTCTCTCACGGCGACATTTCCTGCCACTTCCTGACTTTTGTTTACATGGCAGGCTTATTAGTGAATGCATGAGATCATCTGATATTCCAGGAATTCACACACTTCCCTTTAAAAGTTGGGCTGTATCCTGATTGCTTCAACAGTAAATAAGTTAATTGTTGGGGActaaaatggtttatttttaaatcttatgtATTGTTTAATGAGTATGTCCTTCTCTGCCTTGGCATGGCAGTGATGTGTGTTGAGCCATAATGACGTTTGGATGTTATGGTTGTGCGTTTTAGTTGGAGTGTTCAGAGGAACTGGGTGATCTGGTGAAGGCAGTGGATCCCACCTTGGCCCTCAGTGTGTATCTGCGGGCAAATGTCCCCAACAAGGTCATTCAGTGCTTTGCAGAGACTGGTCAGTTCCCCAAAATCGTCCTGTATGCCAAGAAGGTAGGAATGTACTTGTTTCACTAAACCTGATGGATCTATAGAATATTTCAAATGATCTCCAAGTACTTCTCATGTGAATTTCAGCAATTAAAGGTTTTTCTTAAGTCTTCATCTCATTGGTTTTGCTTTGCATTATTTGCTCTTTGAAGGTCGGCTACACCCCGGACTGGATCTTTCTGCTCAGGAATGTGATGCGCATTAACCCAGAACAAGGTCTGCAGTTTGCACAGATGCTGGTCCAGGATGAAGAGCCCTTAGCAGACATCACACAGGTCAGAAGGAATAACACCGACGTGTcgcatgcttttgtttttgcaatggGTTTTGTgttgaaaaaagaaatctaatcTTTACGGATAGTCTGAATCTTTACCCTCCAGGTTTTGAACTCCATAGATTTTCTTGTGACAGATAAATGTTTACTTTATCAGAATCTACCAGTTTGTTAATCCTAATTTTCCTTTGAAGTAGGGTGCACCATAGAAGTGACTAACACCACAGGATACAGCTGTGAACTTCAGCTACCTTCTAGTATAAAGGAAATGCACTACTTCCTTTACTTCCTGCCACTGCAGAATCTCTGCAATGCAGACGCCAACTGCTGACGGAGCTTTCTGTTTCCTTAAGTGCTGTTCAGGCAGACGAAGATTTTAGAAATGACTTGGGTTCCTGGAAAACTTTACTATCTGTTCTTTCCAGTCAGCCCGGCGCTCTAAACAAGGTCCGAAGCATCAGACCGTCTTTATTTAGCAGCCTTTCATTTATATCCACCATGGTGCACCTGCAAAATGTTTGCCAATGAACCTAAAAATTATCACTTAGACTATTATTTATTAGACTATTTCGTCTTTTAAAAAGACGTCTTTGGGGAACAAGTTGTCGTCCCCcctttttttaccttaaagtgAATGCTTGAGATGATTAGTGTAATGCTCCTTTATGCTGAGTTTGAGTTTCTCTGTAAAAACCCAGGATTGTTTTTCATGTCAATATGAAGCAACAAAATAATACATTACACTGTCCAGTGGTTACGGGGTGCTTTTTAGGTTGCATTGCTTGGTTCGATGTGACTGAAATGAGGATTTTCCTCTGAAAAAGGGTTCTAACGCTTTTGGTGGGAACAGTTGACTGGagcatgtctagtgaagaaagtaactcataactttctaatgctgttagcaagagaacgggTTGATCTGCTGGGGGTTGCTCCAGTGCTCCGCTGCTCTGACCTGTATTTTAGGGCAGGAAGGGGCTAAACCCTGAGTGGCACGCATGCCAACAAGTAGCTTAACAGAGaataaaaaatagtgatgtgaagaactaaagacATTATACAGTGCTCGGGGCGGAAGAATCTCACTTGTTAAAACCTTGGTGTTTAAGGCCATAAAAttgagaaaacaaaatgttattggTTTGTATAGCTACTGGTGGTTGCACGTGTCTGTCaggagtttaatttttttatttctcacttttgtgtttctgtAATTTCTCAGATTGTGGACGTGTTCATGGAGTACAACTTGATCCAGCAGTGCACCTCTTTCCTCCTCGATGCCTTAAAGAACAACAGACCTTCAGAAGGGCCGCTGCAAACTCGCCTCTTGGAGATGAACCTCATGCACGCCCCACAGGTGGACCAGAGTGCACGCACTTTGTTCAATAAATGCTTGTTATGATACAAAAACCCTGTTTTCTAACGTCCCTGTGCTTTTTGCAGGTTGCTGACGCAATCCTGGGTAACCAGATGTTCACACACTATGACCGTGCCCACATTGCCCAGCTGTGTGAGAAGGCTGGCCTTCTTCAGAGGGCACTGGAGCACTACACAGACCTGTACGACATCAAGCGTGCCGTGGTGCACACACACCTTCTCAACCCAGAGGTCGGCTATTTCCTTTTTCAGTAAAAACGATCCtgattttttgccaataaaaaaattcaacaagTCTTCTTATTTGTCCAGTGGCTGGTGAACTTCTTTGGCTCGTTGTCAGTGGAGGATTCAATGGAGTGCCTCAGGGCCATGCTCTCGGCTAACATCCGCCAGAACCTGCAGATCTGTGTCCAGGTGGCCTCCAAGTACCACGAACAACTCTCCACAGCGTCTCTCACCGAACTCTTCGAGTCCTTCAAGAGCTTTGAAGGTGAGAACTTGATCTTATTGACATCCTGTGTAGCTGCACCACTGCGCCTAGGTTTACTttgtaaaactttaattttttattttcttatattaCATTCCTTAAATTTCTACGTTGGATTGCACATTTGTTGCATAGAATTTCAGAAAATATCCAGAaattatgaatttaaaaaaaatcagaccaaATTGAAGCAAATGGGTTTAATATTCAGGCAGCAATGAAGCAGCGCGTTGCGCATGCAGACTGCTTAGAAACGCTGCAAGATGTTCCAGTTGTTCCTCAGAGGAATCTTGTTGTTGATGTTTAGTCCATTTCTGTGACTCCCAAGCTCCTAACGTCAACAGATGTTTAACAatgttcaggtctgagtcccaCGATTCAAGCTCAGCTGTTAGCATTAGGCCCTCTGTTTCATGCAGCTTTGTAATCCCTGCTTCCATCAACTGTCAACGCCTGGAAAAGGACATTTGGAGTACGATGAGCTCGGAAACGCACAATGTGGGCATGAAGGGGTTCTCGGTTATGTTGTGGATGTGAAGGCCTCAGGGTGCAAATTAGGCAAAACAAGATTAACAATGAGCCGTCCCCAGTCGCTGCTATTGAGAGAGAATAATCTGTTAGCATGCatttactcatttaaagaaTTGGAGGTCTGAGTTGTTATAGActtgtttgtgtgtctttgcGTCTCTCAGGTTTGTTCTACTTCCTGGGCTCCATTGTGAACTTCAGTCAGGATGCTGAAGTCCACTTCAAGTACATTCAAGCTGCCTGCAAGACGGGCCAAATCAAAGAGGTGGAGAGGATCTGCAGAGAGAGCAACTGCTACGACCCTGAGCGGGTCAAGAACTTTCTAAAGGTGAAGCTGCAGACACGGCTGGACAGACGCTTCAGttctcatgtttttctttctgatcttttctcaaATGTACTTTTTCTGACTTCTTAAGTCTGTAGTTCTGTACTTTTTCTGTCTTAAAATTCTGTTTACTTTTCTAAATGGCTTGAAATATAAATCTTGAAATTGTTCCTTTGGATAATGATCAGGGTAAACTAATTGGCCCTAAACAGTTTGCCTGTGCTTATAAATCTTGATGGTGGTGAATTATCTTCCtctgcttttcttcttttaaaatggCAGGACATGTATCAGGTAAATCTGTCAGCCATTTATATGGAGGCGTATATTTGTGTACGCCATTGTCCATACTGCACATGGATGCAGCCAGTCGTGTATTAGTTGGTCCTAGTCAGTGGGTTGTGTCTTAGTTGCAACCAGTGCTTTAGATATGACGTCATTCATGTGCAGGAGTGTTTGTAGTCATGTATCTGGAAGTTGTAGTCCTTTGCTGCACGTTCCTGATTGGAAGTTGTTCTCCCCCCCGATGTAAGCGGTGCAACATAGGACTGGTTTATTGCTGCTGGTAACGACCTGATGACCAGTAGCTCTGTCTTAAACATGACACAAAGTTAGAAACacagatttacatttttctacttttacagtATAGAATGCTTTAAATGCTACTTTctgtaattttatattttaagtcattttaaacTGATGAAAGCATTTTTACATAACTAATCTAGTTTTCAGCTAAGAAGTAGTAAAAGATCATTATTGTCCTATCAGGTTGGGATAGATAGGCTTGAATAAGTTGCTGTATACGTTACATCTGACTGACTGTAGCTCTGTTCTGCGTTTTCAAATTGTGACACACAGGAAGCCAAACTCACCGACCAGCTGCCCCTCATCATAGTCTGTGACCGTTTTGATTTCGTCCATGACCTGGTCCTTTACCTGTACAGGAACAACCTGCAAAAGTACATTGAGATTTACGTTCAGAAGGTAAGAGCTACTGCAGACATGTTTTACTCTTAGTTATACGAGTCAAACCAGGATTTTAGCTGACGGCCAACTATTGTCGTAGGTGAATCCTAGCCGTCTGCCGGTCGTTGTTGGCGGTCTCCTGGATGTGGACTGCTCCGAGGATGTCATCAAGAGTCTGATCTTGGTCGTCAGAGGACAGTTCTCCACTGATGAACTGGTTGCAGAGGTGGAAAAGAGGAACAGgtgctttattttataaatgcaCAGAAAAGGACAGGGTTTTCTTCATGATTAAATCTTCATTTAAAGTGTTTAAGGGATTCTATGAGGTTATAAGAAATGGTTCCCCTACAGTATAAAGACTCTTATCGCAGCGAGTTTGTTATAAAGTTTGTGGACAAAACTAGAAGCCTTGGAGCCTGTTGtcttgatatttattttagtatttagaAAGCCCGAAAATGTTTACCTGTGTAAAACAATACTTTGCTTTTTATTAGGCATCTGCACCTTCCTagaaaaataatccaaaaaaataattgtgtgtgtgtgtgtgtgtataatacAATGCACTTTTAATGTTAAGCAGATTATCTCGGTATGTGGCTTAATAAGAAATGAAAGAGGAAAGGTCATGTGTAAAAACGTGGACATTTAATTTCTGAGCATTTTTATTATGGTGGTGCTTGATGTTTGAGTCTTCAAGAGTTACCATCTTTCTCTTTGTCGCagactgaagctgctgctgccctgGCTGGAGTCCCGTATCCATGAAGGCTGTGAAGAGCCCGCCACCCACAACGCCCTGGCAAAGATATACATCGACAGCAACAACAACCCTGAACGCTTCCTGCGGGAGAACCCCTACTATGACAGCCGCGTGGTGGGGAAGTACTGCGAGAAGAGGGACCCTCACTTGGCCTGCGTGTCTTATGAGCGAGGCCAGTGTGACCAGGAGCTAATCAACGTGAGGATGCGTTTCTTCGCCAGCATTCATACATTTGTACCCTCAATTCATCCGTTTTCTCTATAGCTGACATCAATGTATGCTTTCCTGCACTTGCTTCAGGTTTGCAATGAGAACTCCCTGTTCAAGAGCTTGTCTCGCTACCTGGTGCGACGCAAAGACGCTGATCTGTGGGCCACCGTGTTAATTGAGAGCAACCCCTACAGACGGCCACTCATTGACCAGGTAGAGTCTGAAGTCATGGAGAGGAGACCTTCCTTGGCACCGTctcctgctgcttctctgagaCGCTGCTCTATTCGTGTTCTCAGGTGGTACAAACAGCTCTGTCAGAAACCCAGGACCCTGAGGAGGTCTCAGTCACCGTCAAAGCTTTCATGACTGCCGACTTGCCCAATGAGCTCATTGAGCTGCTGGAGAAAATTGTGCTGGACAATTCCGTCTTCAGTGAACACAGGTGCTGAGCACGTCCAGCATGTTCTTGACTTAAGCTGTGATCTTATTGTGGCTTCGAACTCACTTGACCGAAGGAAAAATGCTgagtggttttatttctttcctcCTCAGAAATCTGCAGAACCTGCTGATCCTGACTGCAATCAAAGCTGACCACACACGTGTGATGGAATACATTAGCAGGCTGGACAACTACGACGCCCCTGATATCGCCAACATCGCCATCAGCAATGAGCTCTTTGAGGAGGCCTTTGCCATCTTTAAGAAGTTTGACGTCAACACCTCTGCTGTGCAGGTCTGTAAAGTCCTTCATCACTTCAACTTTGCCCTTATTTATTCAGACAAGGCTTGAGtattttctcccccccccccccttttttttttttaggtgctCATTGAGCACATCAGCAACCTGGACCGGGCCTATGAGTTTGCAGAACGCTGCAATGAGCCCGCTGTGTGGAGCCAGCTGGCCAAGGCTCAGCTACAGAAGGAGCTGGTTAAAGAGGCGATTGACTCCTACATCAAAGCTGATGACCCGTCTGCGTACATGGAGGTGGTCCAGGCAGCCGACAAGAGTGGTAAGAGAACTCCTTCATGCAGACCTGAGGTGGCTCCAGGACCGCAGTTGCTCTTTGGACAATAACTCGAAACAGAGTTGGCCAAAAATGATAGAAAGCCAACTTATGTTCTTGATTTTTGTAGATATaacaaatgcagtttttttttttttttttagtttatagAATACTTGCCTTGAATTTACTCAACAAAATTGCACTAAAAACTAGCAGTAATATCTTTTAGATATATTGTTCTTGTCATTGGGATAGAAACtaagtggggttttttttatcactttttcacaaatgtcaacCTTCAGTAGAAGaaaatttatctttttttgtttttcttagtttGAAAAACTAAACATGGAAATAGTGggtcataaaaaaatgtaaagaattttCTATAGTGGatatttttctatatattttttttttactcaaaagctCAGTTAATTCAGCTAGATGAAACGCATTTAGAGCTACAAATCCTGGGGGATAAAGATGGCTCTTTGGGTTTTAAAGGTGCATACCCTTGGTCTACAATGAGCTCGGATTTCATTTATGGTATAAGTAGCAATGCAACTTTGTTTATACCAACTAGGAAGAGTAAATGTTATGGCTTCAAATACTCCTAAAGTACAGTCTCTCAGAAGTATACATTCCTCTTAAACTTGACTTTGTCATGTTACGACTGCAAACTTCAAggtttttattgggatttcttGGTAATTTCACTTTGGTGTAGATCCAAGCGTTTTGTGAAAGGCGCCATTAACGGCAACAACCAGAACCACGAAGAACCATAAACAGAGCAGACAGGTCCGGAAGAAAGTTGTAAGGAAATCTAAAATGACGTCCCAAGCTTTAAACTTCTCACAAAGCACAATATATTTCTTATAAAAATGAAGAAGATGGCACACCTGCAAATCTACAAAAACATGACCCTCCTCCTAAACTGACAGGTTTGGCAGGAAGAGCGTTAATCAGGGGAGCAGACGAGAGGCCTGTAGGAGCAGTTCAGGTGGCAGAATCTGTTGCCAGGACAGCCATTTGCCTCTACAAATCTGGGCTTTATGGAAACGTGGCGAGAAGAAAGCAGTGGTTGAAATCcaaaagaagtcctgtttgcagtttgtccCAAGCCATGCTGGGGACACGTGCTTTAGTCAAATTAGACCAAAATCTAAGTTTTCTCTCATTTAGAAAACACTAGTGGTAAGAAATCATGGTACATATTACTCTGAACACAGCATCCCCACCATGAAACATGGCTGTGGCTTCATGCCTCTCTTCATTACAGAGATACTAGAAGGTCTACAGAGGGCTTGAGACTGGGTACAGAGGTTATGTTCCAACAGGGCAAAGATTTTAAACCTAAAGCCAGAACTACAGCAGAACTGTCTGGATCAAAGCATAGTCATGTCTTTTTACACAGAATGGGCAACTGTTAGTCTACAGAAGTGCAAAGATGGTAGAGACATGACCAAAACAACTTGGAGCCATAATTGCAATGAATGGTAGTCTTACAAAATATTGACAGAAGgtcttttatttagaaaaacaaaactgaataatcacatttttgttgctCTGAGCTGGTTTCACACAATGCCGATAAGGGACCAGGGTAGCAATGTGaccaaatgtggaaaaactcCAGGGAGGCTGAGTACTAATCCTAATGCTGGATTGAAAAGGAAGAAGAATATTTCTAAATGGTTGGCTAGATCAAAACGGTCTGGTTATGCCAGCTGATGATTAATAG belongs to Fundulus heteroclitus isolate FHET01 chromosome 11, MU-UCD_Fhet_4.1, whole genome shotgun sequence and includes:
- the cltca gene encoding clathrin, heavy chain a (Hc) isoform X1; the protein is MAQILPIRFQEHLQLQNLGINPANIGFSTLTMESDKFICVREKVGEQAQVVIIDMADPNTPIRRPISADSAIMNPASKVIALKDAAKTLQIFNIEMKSKMKAHTMTDDVTFWKWISLNTVALVTDTAVYHWSMEGDSQPIKVFDRHSSLAGCQIINYRTDAKQKWLLLIGISAQQNRVVGAMQLYSVDRKVSQPIEGHAASFAQFKIDGNAEESTLFCFAVRGTAGGKLHIIEVGTPPTGNQPFAKKAVDVFFPPEAQNDFPVAMQISSKNNVVFLITKYGYIHLYDLETGTCIYMNRISGETIFVTAPHEATSGIIGVNRKGQVLSVCVEEENIIPYITNVLQNPDLALRLAVRNNLAGGEELFARKFNNLFAAGNYSEAAKVAANAPKGILRTPDTIRRFQGVPTQPGQTSPLLQYFGILLDQGQLNKFESLELCRPVLQQGRKQLLEKWLKEDKLECSEELGDLVKAVDPTLALSVYLRANVPNKVIQCFAETGQFPKIVLYAKKVGYTPDWIFLLRNVMRINPEQGLQFAQMLVQDEEPLADITQIVDVFMEYNLIQQCTSFLLDALKNNRPSEGPLQTRLLEMNLMHAPQVADAILGNQMFTHYDRAHIAQLCEKAGLLQRALEHYTDLYDIKRAVVHTHLLNPEWLVNFFGSLSVEDSMECLRAMLSANIRQNLQICVQVASKYHEQLSTASLTELFESFKSFEGLFYFLGSIVNFSQDAEVHFKYIQAACKTGQIKEVERICRESNCYDPERVKNFLKEAKLTDQLPLIIVCDRFDFVHDLVLYLYRNNLQKYIEIYVQKVNPSRLPVVVGGLLDVDCSEDVIKSLILVVRGQFSTDELVAEVEKRNRLKLLLPWLESRIHEGCEEPATHNALAKIYIDSNNNPERFLRENPYYDSRVVGKYCEKRDPHLACVSYERGQCDQELINVCNENSLFKSLSRYLVRRKDADLWATVLIESNPYRRPLIDQVVQTALSETQDPEEVSVTVKAFMTADLPNELIELLEKIVLDNSVFSEHRNLQNLLILTAIKADHTRVMEYISRLDNYDAPDIANIAISNELFEEAFAIFKKFDVNTSAVQVLIEHISNLDRAYEFAERCNEPAVWSQLAKAQLQKELVKEAIDSYIKADDPSAYMEVVQAADKSGNWEDLVKFLQMARKKARESYVETELIFALAKTNRLAELEEFINGPNNAHIQQVGDRCYDEKMYEAAKLLYNNVSNFGRLASTLVHLGEYQAAVDGARKANSTRTWKEVCFACVDGQEFRLAQMCGLHIVVHADELEELINYYQDRGYFEELITMLEAALGLERAHMGMFTELAILYSKFKPQKMREHLELFWSRVNIPKVLRAAEQAHLWAELVFLYDKYEEFDNAIITMMNHPTDAWKEGQFKDIITKVANVELYYKATQFYLEFKPLLLNDLLMVLSPRLDHSRAVNYFTKVKQLPLVKPYLRSVQNHNNKSVNEALNNLFITEEDYQALRTSIDAYDNFDNISLAQRLEKHELIEFRRIAAYLFKGNNRWKQSVELCKKDKLYKDAMQYASESKDVELAEELLSWFLQENKRECFTACLFTCYDLLRPDVVLETAWRHNIMDFSMPYFIQVMREYLSKVEAVKEQVDKLETSESLRKEEEQATETQPIVYGTPQLMLTAGPSVPVAPQQAYGYGYQAPAGYVQPAAQPGFGYGM
- the cltca gene encoding clathrin, heavy chain a (Hc) isoform X4, which produces MAQILPIRFQEHLQLQNLGINPANIGFSTLTMESDKFICVREKVGEQAQVVIIDMADPNTPIRRPISADSAIMNPASKVIALKAAKTLQIFNIEMKSKMKAHTMTDDVTFWKWISLNTVALVTDTAVYHWSMEGDSQPIKVFDRHSSLAGCQIINYRTDAKQKWLLLIGISAQQNRVVGAMQLYSVDRKVSQPIEGHAASFAQFKIDGNAEESTLFCFAVRGTAGGKLHIIEVGTPPTGNQPFAKKAVDVFFPPEAQNDFPVAMQISSKNNVVFLITKYGYIHLYDLETGTCIYMNRISGETIFVTAPHEATSGIIGVNRKGQVLSVCVEEENIIPYITNVLQNPDLALRLAVRNNLAGGEELFARKFNNLFAAGNYSEAAKVAANAPKGILRTPDTIRRFQGVPTQPGQTSPLLQYFGILLDQGQLNKFESLELCRPVLQQGRKQLLEKWLKEDKLECSEELGDLVKAVDPTLALSVYLRANVPNKVIQCFAETGQFPKIVLYAKKVGYTPDWIFLLRNVMRINPEQGLQFAQMLVQDEEPLADITQIVDVFMEYNLIQQCTSFLLDALKNNRPSEGPLQTRLLEMNLMHAPQVADAILGNQMFTHYDRAHIAQLCEKAGLLQRALEHYTDLYDIKRAVVHTHLLNPEWLVNFFGSLSVEDSMECLRAMLSANIRQNLQICVQVASKYHEQLSTASLTELFESFKSFEGLFYFLGSIVNFSQDAEVHFKYIQAACKTGQIKEVERICRESNCYDPERVKNFLKEAKLTDQLPLIIVCDRFDFVHDLVLYLYRNNLQKYIEIYVQKVNPSRLPVVVGGLLDVDCSEDVIKSLILVVRGQFSTDELVAEVEKRNRLKLLLPWLESRIHEGCEEPATHNALAKIYIDSNNNPERFLRENPYYDSRVVGKYCEKRDPHLACVSYERGQCDQELINVCNENSLFKSLSRYLVRRKDADLWATVLIESNPYRRPLIDQVVQTALSETQDPEEVSVTVKAFMTADLPNELIELLEKIVLDNSVFSEHRNLQNLLILTAIKADHTRVMEYISRLDNYDAPDIANIAISNELFEEAFAIFKKFDVNTSAVQVLIEHISNLDRAYEFAERCNEPAVWSQLAKAQLQKELVKEAIDSYIKADDPSAYMEVVQAADKSGNWEDLVKFLQMARKKARESYVETELIFALAKTNRLAELEEFINGPNNAHIQQVGDRCYDEKMYEAAKLLYNNVSNFGRLASTLVHLGEYQAAVDGARKANSTRTWKEVCFACVDGQEFRLAQMCGLHIVVHADELEELINYYQDRGYFEELITMLEAALGLERAHMGMFTELAILYSKFKPQKMREHLELFWSRVNIPKVLRAAEQAHLWAELVFLYDKYEEFDNAIITMMNHPTDAWKEGQFKDIITKVANVELYYKATQFYLEFKPLLLNDLLMVLSPRLDHSRAVNYFTKVKQLPLVKPYLRSVQNHNNKSVNEALNNLFITEEDYQALRTSIDAYDNFDNISLAQRLEKHELIEFRRIAAYLFKGNNRWKQSVELCKKDKLYKDAMQYASESKDVELAEELLSWFLQENKRECFTACLFTCYDLLRPDVVLETAWRHNIMDFSMPYFIQVMREYLSKVDKLETSESLRKEEEQATETQPIVYGTPQLMLTAGPSVPVAPQQAYGYGYQAPAGYVQPAAQPGFGYGM